GATTCCAAATAAAACAACCCTTGATTAGCCCAATGCCTCATTCGTCCCCCAATACCAGCGCTAGTCTCTTCCAAAAAACAGGCAACAGGCAACAGCGGCAAACCATCAGCCCAAACGGATTCAGCCTCATCATTGCCATAACCCTGATGGCACTCACCTTCCTCGTCCTGATTGGATTATCAACATCCGCATTAACGCATTTGAGCGTCACTCGCAACCAGAGTAACATAACCCAAGCCAGGCAAAATGCACTCCTAGGGCTGCAAGTAGCGATGGGACAACTACAAGTCGCAGCAGGTCCCGATCAACGCATCACAGCACCTGCCGACCTGGCCGGCGCCAGCGATGACCTAAAAAATTACATCGGCGTTTGGGACACAACAAATCCAACAGCAGCACCCACATGGCTGGTCTCTGGCGGATTTAACCCAACGACAAACAGCCCAGGCTGGAACGCATCAGGCGAAGCAAAGAGTACAAACGATATTCTCCTTGTTGGCAAAAATTCTGTTAACGCAAGTATCGACACAAACGGCAGCGGCCTACCAGACGACATCATAACGGCTCCAAAGGAAATGATCATTTCTGATGGTATTGATACCGGAGCCTTCGCCTATTGGATTGGTGATGAAAGCCAAAAAGCCCGTGTCAATTTATTCTCACAGGGTAGCGGCTGGGAAGGCATCGATCAAAACCTCCAAGCCACAATGGATTTTAATACCCTAACCCAACAGGGACTCGATGAACTCGCAGGACTGGAATCCATCGACATTAGTGAGCCAGGAAAAATCGCACGTAGCTATGAGCTAAGCGACATAAGTGCTGGAACCGGTGTTGATGAACCAACCCTAGGCCAATACTTCCACTCCCTTACATTTCATTCAACGGGCATACCAACTAATGTTGTGAATGGTGGTCTCAAAAAGGACCTATCGCTGGCTTTTGAAATGGATGAAGACGATTTTCGAGACTCCGAATTTGCGGCCGGATCTTCCGACAGCTACACGAACATCATTGATAGCCCGAACTACGAAGTGGAATTCCTTTTCAAAGAACCCGCAAATGGAGGCGATATCCGCGGGCCAACCTGGGAGTTACTACGCAACCACTATCGCCTCTACAAAAAGGTTGCCGACGCCAACGACGCACCAGTTATCACAGCACGCCCTTCCTATCCCAACACACTGGAACAACAAAACCAGTCAGGAAACAGTGGAGACAAGTCTTACATCTACCAAATGTCAAAAGGAGGATCAGGAACTGTAGACCCTTTTATTGCTGATCAGATACATGGAGCCGACGTTGCGTATCCATCAGAGCAACAAATAATGCCATTAGTTCAAAGGGTGATGTTCTTCCTCACACTAAAAAATATCAACGGCAATCTGAACATTGTGCTAAAGCCTTTTGTCGTCCTGTGGAATCCGTATAATGTCAGCCTCGAGTTCGACGCAATGCGTGTCACTGCACGCAGTGTGGATTTCCAAATAAATGTCACAGTGAAGGAAAGTGAATTTGGGCCAGTAAAAACGATTACAGAAATTGATGCGAATAATAATCCGATAACACGAGAGCTAAGAGGCAACGGTACGCTACAAAGTTACTTCGAGAAGAAACTGGGAGCGAGCAATCAGTATTTCCAATTGGTTATCAAAAAAGACACAGGATCCAATTTCTCAGCGCCATTAAGCCTGGAGCCTGGAGAAATCCAAATATACTCTGCGGCAAACAGCACGCCGCAGCCCATCTCAACGTTCACGCTAATCATGAACGAAGGTTTTAACTTTGCTGGTGGTTTCTCAATGGATGAATTCCCATATGGCGAGTATACAGGAAACAGAATTCGCACCATAAATGAATTAGACTCTGGCCTTATTCCGATGTCCTCGATTGATGCGGATGACTGGATAGAAACAGGTATTCGCACAGCCTATGATGGTGGAAGATACTTCCGTATTGATACCACTTACGTAGAAAGCGAAAGCCTCCCTGCTGCCATTGACAATGCGTCACAGAGAGCACAAAGCAACAAAGAGGATCGAACAAACTATAAGCATTTCTCAATGCAAACTGACAATGTTTACGAATTTCATCATCAGAACAACCTTGGTAGTGTATTCGATCCTTCGGGAGCTGATGCCGGCAACAATTCAGGCCATGGTGTTTCTGCCTCTCTGCTCAAGAATGACCCGCAATATGAAGAGCCTTTTGTTTCTTTCGATCATTACCTGAAACCCATTGCCGATGATCATCGCCCTATTTCCACAGGCGGATGGACCAACCCAAGGGCCATGTTCACATCGCTTCAGGGCTCTGATGGAGATGTCCTTGATGAATCATCATTTGGTGGATTCAACACAGTGATATCAGCTCCGGCAACATTCGAGCAGCATATGCCACAGGATGACACATTTGGACGTGGTTACTGGGGAAGAACAGATGAATCCCAGGAAGGGTCAACTCACATAACCATGTTCGACCTACCAACTACGCCTCCCCTTTCACTAGCCGATTTCAGACATGCTGATATTTTCTCATTTTATCGCACACCAGCATATGCGATTGGAAACTCACGAGCAAACCCATTCATATCACGCGATAAGCGCTGGGAGAAGCTCGTTTATGTCTCCACACCAGACCTCTCTCTGCTAGCGAATGAAGCTCTCTTTGATGATTACTTTCTTTCAGGTATTACGCCCGAATTTAACAATGCTTCTTCCAACTATTCAGACAAACGATCCGTTGCAAAAGTAATAGAAGATTACTCAAACGAAGATAGTGACCTATTCTCAATCAATCCGCGCATGGCGTTTGCAGAAGAGCGTACGCTATCCGACGTAACTGACACCCTACTGAGTGGCAACGAACTGGATGCGACGGCCTATCAGCGTTCAGCCACATACATAGACATTCTCGGTGCATTCAATGTCAACTCAACCAACGTGAATGCGTGGAAAACACTGTTGGCCAGCATGAAGAAAACGCAAATGTCAGTGATCAATTCGGATGGCAGTCTTTCGCTCTTAACCGATGGCACATCACCTGACACAAACAACCCCTTCAATAATGCCATATGGGGGCGAGTGCAAAATCCGCTAACCAATGTAACTAATGGATCCAGCACAGGATGGCGCGGATGGGAAAACCTTGATGACAATCAACTCGACGACCTTGCGACTGAAATTGTTAATCAAGTGAAGTTACGTGGACCCTTCATGTCGATGGCGGACTTCGTTAATCGCTCACTTGAGAATGATGAAACTGGCATCGCCGGTGCACTTCAGGCAGCCATCGACACCGCTAATATTAACGCTGATGTTTTAAATGTCGTAGGCTCGCAAACTGAATACACTGGATTTGACTTATCAGATACAGATCCAAACAAACGAAATTTCGTCGATGTGGAGCACTCATACGGTCAATCAGGTGATGGTGTTCCTGGATTCATGACACAGGGCGATTTACTCGCTCCGATAGCACCGGTGCTGACCGTTCGTTCTGACACTTTTAAAATTCGGAGCTACGGAGAATCCATAAACCCAATAACTGGGAAAACGGATGGGAAAGCCTGGTGCGAAGCAATCGTTCAACGCATTCCTGACTACATCGACCCAACACTCAATGGAGGCGAAGCGCCCTGGAACGCGCCTACTGGCATAAACGATACTCTCGGCCGCAGCTTTGTCGTAAAATCAATTCGCTGGCTTAACGAAAATGAAATTTAGCATCTCTACAGCCCTGGTATGCGCATTAGTCAGCCTTCACTCTATAGTGATGGCTCAAACCGCTGACCAAAGTAATAATATCCATTTAACCTACAGCGCCATCGCATGGGATAAACCAATCCATGGTAAGCTTTTTATTCAAAAGGATGGTGAATACACTCCGCTCAATCTCAATGCATCCAATCGCACGACAAAGCGCTACTATACTGGACCAAACCCGTTGATCTTCTACGGAAAATCATCCAACCCTGATGGCACGACTCAGTTTAAACCGATTGCCGAGGCGACCATTCCCAAAGGAGTCAAACAAGCGCTGTTGATTTTCATGGATGAGCCCGAAGAAACATCGAGCACAGGCAATCAGTATAAAGTCATTACACTCGATGACAGCGAATCCGTATTTCCGAGAAACAGCTATCGATTCATGAACTGGACAGGAGAAAAAGTAGCTGGCAAGCTGGGAGATCGAGTGTTCTCGCTGACACCCCGTTCCACCGAAACAGTTATGGCAAAGGAAAGCGAAAGGAATCTCCTCCCTTTCCAGTTGGTGGAACTAAAAGACAATACGCACTCTAGAATTTATTCAAAAACGTGGCACTTCCAACCAAACACCAGAAAACTAGTCATACTGATGCCACCTCAAGAAGGCAAAATGGAGAAAATAACCACCAAAATCATTTCCGATTACATATCCCCAGCATCATGATGTTGCCAACCATCTTAATCCAAGAAAACCAATTCTAATGATCAAGAAAACCATGTCTCAAAAGAACATTAATAAAAAACTAAAACTCGGGGCAATCGCAACCTGCATTGCACTGGGAGGAACAGCCCTTACGATGGCTGATGACGAAAAGATTCTTTTCGTTGGTAACAGTTACACGGACTACAATGTCCTCTCCGGACAAGTCGAAGCCATGATTGAAACAGGAGGTGATGATGCCGTCACCAAGCGTCAGACCAAAGGCGGCTTCTCCTGGAAGAAACACTGGGATGCTGGAGAGGCGCAGAAACGCATTGAGAATGAAGAAGAATGGGACTTCATCGTTTTGCAGAATCATAGCCGCAGTTCCCTGGATAAGCGGGATAGTTTCGACGAGTATGGTCAGAAATTCATCGACCTGGTTAAAGATACCGATGCAGAACCAGTCCTCTACATGACCTGGTCCCGCAAGCATTTGCCCGAGGAACAAGCAGTCATCACCGAGGCATACAGCTCGCTCGGAGACAGGAACGATATCAAGGTCGCTCCAGTTGGTCTGGCGTTTGAGAGTTGGATGAAAGAACATCCAGCCGTACCTTTGCATGTCCATGATAACAGCCATCCTTCACCGGAAGGTTCCTATCTGGCAGCATGCGTAATATATGCTACCCTTACGGGAAAATCTCCTGTTGGCATGCCCAATGTCATCGAAGGAGCCAACTGGGTGACTGGTGGGCAGCACCTTGCCTTTATTGATCCTGCACGCGCTGCACAACTTCAGGAAACAGCCTGGAAAACAGTACAGGCTTATAACCCTAAAAGTCATGCATCTGATGAGCCTCTAAGGATTGCGGCAGCGGCACCAGTCGCAGCAGCGCCTCAATCAAGTGCAAACGACATCAAGATCAACTTTGGCGGTAAAGCGGCCCCAGGATGGAACAAGGTCGGTAGTCAGGTGGGACAACCCATTCCCCTGGTAAACTCAGGCGGACAACCAACCGGTGCCACAATTCAGGTTACGGATGCTTTCGAATCCTATGAGAATCCCAATGTCGTCAAGGCACCTCTAACCGGAGCTGCTGCAGCTTTTGAGGGAGCCAAAGCCGCAACACTATTCACTAATCGCGCAAAAGGGAATCCAACAGGAGCAATCCAAGTCTCAAAACTGGACCCCTCCAAAACTTATACCTTCCAGATTTGGGCCTCACGTGCTGCGAGTGGAAAACGCTGGGGCAAATACATCGTCACAGGCGCTGCTCCACAAACACAGTTCCTGGCTGCAGGTGGAGATTATGACGCAACAGGAAATGTAGCAGAAGTGCTAACCTTCGCTAACATTCAGCCTGACGCCAATGGAAATGTAACGCTCACCGTTGAGTTCCCTGCTGAGGGCGATCCAAAGATTAACATCGGTGACTTTACCTATTTAACCGGGATGATTGTAAGTGCATCGTAGGTGATGCCAACAGGGGGCTTTCAATTCCTCAAATTGAAAGCTCTTTTACTAACATTCAACGGCATGTGATCTAAAATGCATCGCATGTAACCGGTAATATGCCGCATGTAATCAATACATGCGGCATTTTTTTACTCCAACCCTCAGTCCCAATGGCTAATCCTAATGAACGCCCCAAAAGCACCCATTAACTTAATCCTAACTTAATGATCGTGAAGAAGATGTTAAACAAATCAGGATAAACACTTTTATCGGAGACATCATCGGCTTGCGAAACTATAGCTTATGGGCATTAATCAATGCAGTCATGAGCCTCTCATGCCTATATCGACTCTTAAAAGTAATAATGAACGCATCCTTCTTTCACCGAATAACGAGTATAAGTCTGCTGCTTTTCCTCTCCTCATCGTTGCAAACCAATGGTGAAAATAACAGCCCAGAAAAGTCAAAGCCGGTGGACATTTCGCTTCGCAACGAAGTTGAGAATGCGATCCATCAGAGCCTAACCGTCCTTTCCAAGTCTCAGCAATTTGACGGATACTGGTCAACCAGTGACTACCCGGGACTGACAGCGCTGATTCTCAAAGCATACTTAAAAACACCCGTGGATTCGGAGAAATGGGCAAACTCTGAAACCGTAGCCGATAGCGTTGCCTTCATATTATCTACGGTTCAAGAGGATGGCGGTATTTACTCAAGAGGACTCCAATCCTACAACACGGCCATTTCGCTCATGGCATTGAATGCCTACAACACCCCACTCACTTCTGAAAAGCCAAAGATCGATGATGTGGATATGGATGCAATCATCTCGAAAGCACGAGCATTTCTTGTCGACCAGCAGCAAATATTCGAAAGCGGTGATAATCTGCCATACTCAGGTGGCATTGGCTACGGCAACAGCTATAAACACTCAGATCTTTCGAATACTTCACTCGCTATCCAAGCACTAAAGGAGACTCGAAAAATCGTTGAGAGCGATCAAATGGATGCGGATCTGGATTGGGAAGCTGCAATCAAATTTGTCGAAAACACTCAGAATCTACCAGAGGTGAATCATCAGCCATGGGCTAGTGATGATCCGGCCAACCGTGGCGGTTTTGTATATTTTCCCGGCGACAGTAAAGCGGGAGCGATGAAACTCAAGTCCGGCAGAACAGCCCTGAGATCCTACGGTAGTATGAGCTATGCAGGATTGATGAGTTTTCTCTATGCAGGCTTGGAGCCCGACGATGAACGTGTTGTCGCAGCCGTTGATTGGTTGCAGAAAAATTATACGTTGGATGAAAATCCGGGCATGGGTCAGGAAGGCCTCTATTACTATTATTACACTATGGCCAAGGCACTGGATGCCTATGGCTCGGATACTCTTGTCCTGGAGGACGGAACCGAAATTGACTGGCGCAAAAACCTGGCCAAACGATTGATTTCCCTGCAAAAGCATCCCGGTTATTGGGTCAACGAAAACGGCCGTTGGATGGAAAGCGATCCCAACATCGTAACCGCTTATTCGCTTTTGGCTTTAGAAATTCTGTATCCTGGCCTATAAGCCAAGCAAACAGATTACCCTATGCCCAACAATGAAACGAACCTCGTAGACCTCGGTTTTTTGGACGCACGCTGCAAACTTATTGATATTGCTGCGTTCATGGACAGAATCGAGCGGAGCGGCCAGACCGACGATTACCGCTACCAGGCTTTGCTGAAAGCCCTGACTGCACTTCAATCCAAGAACCGGGCTGAAGCTGTTTTGAACAGCCTGAGTGATCCGACCAGTAAACCCGTCGAAGAAGCCACTGCGGGCCCGGCAGCAGGAGCGTGGAAAGGCTAAGCGTCTATGAGATACATTGAGCCACACGCCCATATGGTCAGCCGGACCACGGACGATTATCAGTCTCTGGTTCTAGCTGGATGCAAAGCAGTCTGTGAACCCGCATTCTGGGCAGGTTTTGATCGCAGTTCAGCCCAGGGATTTTACGATTACTTCTGTCAACTG
The Rubellicoccus peritrichatus DNA segment above includes these coding regions:
- a CDS encoding prenyltransferase/squalene oxidase repeat-containing protein; protein product: MNASFFHRITSISLLLFLSSSLQTNGENNSPEKSKPVDISLRNEVENAIHQSLTVLSKSQQFDGYWSTSDYPGLTALILKAYLKTPVDSEKWANSETVADSVAFILSTVQEDGGIYSRGLQSYNTAISLMALNAYNTPLTSEKPKIDDVDMDAIISKARAFLVDQQQIFESGDNLPYSGGIGYGNSYKHSDLSNTSLAIQALKETRKIVESDQMDADLDWEAAIKFVENTQNLPEVNHQPWASDDPANRGGFVYFPGDSKAGAMKLKSGRTALRSYGSMSYAGLMSFLYAGLEPDDERVVAAVDWLQKNYTLDENPGMGQEGLYYYYYTMAKALDAYGSDTLVLEDGTEIDWRKNLAKRLISLQKHPGYWVNENGRWMESDPNIVTAYSLLALEILYPGL